The Methanobrevibacter sp. sequence TATCTGACATTAATAATACGGCCATGTTCCCTAAGTTTCCAATTCCATCAGATGAAGTATCATTCCACAATAATTTTCCAATAATTTCATAAGTTTTATCACCTATTTTTTCTTCAGAAATTGAAAATATTGCATATTTATTTATATTCATTCCAATGTATTCACCAATATTACCTGCTTCATGATAAAAAAGATAACTTGGTAATAAATTCTGACTAAACCAACAATTATTCATAGTATAATTTTTAGAAGAGGAACCCAAATCCAAACCAAGAATATTAGTTAGATTAAATATACAATACTCAAAACTAACATTATTTTTGCATACTCCAAAATACCCAGTTTTTTCTATATTCCCTTCAAATTTACAACGATTAAATGAAAATTTATTATTATGTACAACATTATTATTTAGTGTATTTTGAGGCAACATAGAATAATATTGCAAAAAAGTACAATTATTAAATATAACATCATTACTGCTTAAACCATTGTAAAAAATGAAGAAATAAGTTGTTCTTTTAGGATTTGGTGTAATTAAATTAGATTGGGTCCAACCTGATCCATCAACAATAATATTTGACATTGAAAAAGTTCCATTAAGAGATGTTAAACCAAACGATTGTTTTGACCCATCGACTGTACTAGTTCCTTTAATATTATATTGATTTTTAATTATTACATTACTGTTGATTCCTTGAATATGAATATTACTACAGTTAAATTTCAAAATTGAACCTAAATAATATGTTCCTTCATAAACATTTATAGTGACATTTGCTTTTTCATCATTGACTCCATCACATGCTAAAGAAAAATTTTTATAAGGATTTTCTGGAGATCCATCTCCATTTTCTTCATTTTGACCAACATAAATCACATGAGTTCCATTATTAAATTCAGAACCTTGTGATAGAATTTCATCATCATTTGAATCTAAATTCAAAGAAGACAAATTAATTTCTGAAATATCATTAATAATATTTTGATTGTTGCTTTCTAAAGTACTGTTGAAATTCATATCTTCAGTTGCAGAAATAGAACTAATAGAAAACAGCACAATTAAAAGCAACCCTATAATAAATATGTTTTTAAAATTCATAAAAATCAAAAAAAGAGAATATTTTTGGAAATATTCTCATCTAAATTGAACTAAGGGTTACTACCCACATAATTATTAGTTCCTTGAATATAAACTGTCTCATTACCCTCAAACACATAACCTGAATATGTAGAAAATAGTGTATTGCCATAAACAGAGCTGTTAATAGCATTCATTATATAAATTGTATACTTACCATTTTCAACTTCAATATTATTATTAATAATAATATAAGTATGGTCTCTAGGACTATATTGGCAGTAACTTATACCATACACATTATAATTATTACCATAACTACCCACATTATTAACACTAATCGTATTACCTGATACATATGCATAGTCATCTTGTAATTCCATACCAGTAAGTAAATCCCAATTAGATGAAGTACCTTTACCAGTAACAGAAATAGTATTGCCAGTTACAGTTATGTTTGTTTCACCATCATAGTTTTGGGAATAGATTGCAGTATTCGGACCATAATTTCGAGTGGTTAAAACATTATTAGATACTGTTACTCCGGTGTATGGGCCAGTGAATTGCACACAGTATGCTGCACCAGTTCCATTACCTCCAACATATCCGCCAGATTGATTTGCATTCATATTTATAGTATTATTATGAACGTTGACATTGTTTGATCTATAAACATCGACTCCGTAAATGTAACTGTATTGATTTGAAGCAGTTATAATATCTTTTTCGGTTATGATATTTTGACCGACATATGAGTTATGTGATTGCCAAATGATTAATGCGTCTAATGTTGGATAACTTCCAGAACGAAGGTTGCCAGTTACATCTAATTTATTTTTTGTAAAATTGAAATAATTTGAATCTCCTACTGCAACACCAGCCACATAATCTCTTTCAAGACCAGTATTTGAGTACTCTACAGTTTTTAAAGGCAAAGTTGCAGTTATATTATTGCTATCAACTTTTACATTAGAACTGTTTTTTACTTTGATTGCGTAATTATATTTATTTTCATTTGCATATCCGCATTGATATGTAATTGCACAATTTGATATTCGAGTATTATTTGCATTTAATACATCTATTGCATAACAGTTTTTGTTGGATGGTGCACTAACATTAATGTTTACATTATTAATTGTAATGCCATTAGCACCTGCATAAACAGCCGCTTCATTTGGAGCACCTGTAGTCATTGTGAAAGTTGCACCATCAATACTTAATCCAGGATATAATAATTTAAATCCTACATTGTTAAAGTTTGCATTTCCAAAACTTAATACTACATTCCTGTTAATTATAAAGTTCGCAAAACCAACATTGTTGAAGTTACCTGAAAATTGTAAACCTGTAGGAGCAGAGCTTTTAATATATCCATTACTATCAAAATATGTTGAAATAGTAGTTGGAGTTACTTGATTCTGACTTCCCCTTGTTTCATTTATTTTTTCATCTGCAACAACATCATCACTATTATCGCCGATTTCTGAATCAATCAGTTCATCAATGATATTATCACTAGTGCCATCTTCTTCTAAAACATCAACTGAATCTGCTATATCATTCGTTACAATAATATCTGCATCATCAGGTACCACAATGTTGTCAACATCTGTTGCACTAGCTGCACTAATGCAACATATTAACATGACAAACATTAACAGACAAAGTTTCTTATTAAACTTCATTGATTAACCTCTTTTTTTGAATTTTTAAAATGCAAATTTTTTTCTAGAAAATTTGCAAAAACTATATAATTTCAAAAAAGGAGTGAACCATTTTCCCCTGAATTATATCAATCTCACAGATTTTTGAGTTCGAATAGAACCCCCCTTGAAATTATTAAAATTAAGCCTTAATTAATGTTAGTTTCTTAAAGTAAACCTAATAATTTTTAAAGCTTAATTTAGTAAAGTTTAATTGATTAAACATACATATTTTATGGTATATCATACTAGTATATATAAACCTTTCTAATTATCAATTATGATTGAATTTATTAAAAGCTTACAAAATTACAAAATACCCTATATAATTTTTGTAAAAAGCAAAGATAACACTGTTAAGATATTTTTTAAAAACAAACCGTATAAAATAAGTGTTATCAGGAATTTAGATAACAATTCATTCATATTATAAAATCTATCTTAAAAAACATATTTTACGGATATAATTCTGTTGATGAAAAAAACAGTAAAATATAAACTGTTTTAAACAGATGAATATATATTAATCAAGAGTATAAGGACGAGTAAAAGATGTAAAAGACAAGACATCAGAGCAGCATTTTGTGCAGATTAAAAAGTCTATAAAAAATCAATGAATCCATCATTTAATAATCCGATGATGAGAATTGAACTTCAATTGACTATATATCCCCCAACAATACGCACCAAGTAATTGGTTTTATAGAAAATATCATAATCATTACATTTCTATGGGAAATAATGTCATTAATCTCTTCAATTGTCAAGGGATATGAGTTTTCCCAGACTATGAATTCAATGGAACTTGAGAATATTTCATAACTTCCATGTACTAATGCATTGATAATTGCCTCACGATAGCTTTAATTGAAAATTCCCAACCATTTATTCTTTTGGTTCATTAAATGTAATTCAGAACTAGTGTTATTTTAAAAATGTTTTCAAACTAAATCAAAAATATTGAAAGTGAACAGCTTGAGTCCAGTTGCCAATTGCATCAGGCACACCTGTTGTCTCAGCAAATATATTTTAGATGTGCCAAATCCTAAAATCAGCATTTAAACTCCATTGTCTAAATTTAAATATTGCATATCTCACCTACAAGTCAAATAAATCCTGTGCATCAAGCATTATATCTACAATATGAACATTAAACGGACATCGCTCTTCGCAGTCCCCGCATGCAATACAGTCAGTTGCATTATATTCCAAATTGTTATAATGTTCCTTAACACTTTCAGGAACATTATCATGATTTTTTGCAAGGTCAAAGAATTTGATTACCATCGAAATATCGATTTCGGAATTACAGGGACTGCAATGGCCGCAATATGTACATTGTCCTTTAAATGAATGCTTTGGAGCATTTTTTAAAACATCAGCATAATCCTTTTCTTCTTCAGCCGCATCACAGTATTTTAATGATTCGTTAAGTTCAGAAACATCATTTACACCAACAAAAATGCTTGAAACTCCTTTTTGTTCTAATGCATAGTGAATACATTGGACAGGAGTTAATGCAACACCGAACGGGGAAGTTTTATCATCCAGCAAATTTCCACCTGCAAATCCTTTCATTACAGTTAATGCAGTTCCTGTTTTTTCACACAATTCATATAACTGAGCTCTTTTAGGATTGATGGAAGCCAATTCATCATCATCAAAAGCATCCTCTTTTCTGTATTCCTCAATGTCATCCATAGAACCGAACATGTCAAATGCCGGGTTGATTGAAAACATTAATGATTCAATTTCAGGATTTTGAGCGGCCAAAAACCCGATATCAGGGTTGTGGGTACTTAATCCTATGTGATCTATTGTTCCGTCCTCTTTTAATCTGCGGACATAATCCATAAAAGGACCGTTCATTATCCCGTTATAATCATCGGCCAAATCAACATAATGAATCATTCCAAAATCAAGCGTGTCGATTTGAAATCTTTTCATAAAGTCTTCAAAAGCAGGAACCACCTTATCCATCTCACGTGTTCTGACATATTGGTTATTTTGCCAGGTTGCTCCGATATGGCCCTGAATTACCCAATTTTCACGATTAGGTTTAATGGCCCTTCCTAAATGGGAACGCACATCCGGTTCGCTCATCCAACAGTCAACAAAATTAATTCCATTTTCTTCACATGCTTTAATTAAGCTATGGGTATCTTCATAAGGTCTTTCAACTAAATATTCAGCACCAAATGCTATCTGAGATACTTCAATACCAGTATTACCTAACTTTCTATATTTCATTTAATTTTTCCCTCAAAATAGTATTATATTTATTTCCCATTAAGTATTTTATCTAATTTCAGGATTAAAGAATGATAAGGCGAAAACATGATGCTTTTTTTAAATCCCAACTTTCATCAAATGCAAAATATCCCCTATTATTTAACATTATAATATTACCAGGATATCAAACAGGATAAGAATGTTTACTAAAACCAGCAAGTATCTTCCATTCAAGCAGCAAAATTAATATAAAAACATTAATTAACGTTTAACCTACATAATTCTAATTAATATTTAAAATGTGAAAGCCATGTATACAGAAGAATTTATTTTAAATGAAATCAGCGCCATAAGAGATGACATTGGTCATGATAAAGTCAATATCTTTATTGAAGAGATTTATTTTAATGAAAATACCAATGAATTATGGATTATTACAGAGGACAGACCAGATAAATCCGCCATTATTGGAAAAGGAGGATGGGTTGTTGGAAAGCTTAGGGAAAAATTAGGTCTTGAAAGCATTCATGTTGAATCATATGGTGATTTTTTAAATAAAGAATATAAGCTAAAGCTATCAAAAAAAACCGTCAACAGCCTCAATTCAGATTTAATCGGATTGGAAAACTTGAAAAAAGCTATTGATGATAAATTATCCAACATTTACAGTTTTAACTTTGAAAATTATATAAATGAAAATGAATTTGTAGAGTCAGATAATCATGAAGCGGCAGTTGCCCTGTCAGGCGGTGTTGACAGCAGCTTTTCACTAATTTTGGCTAAAAAGCTTGGTTTTAATCCGATTGCAGTTACTGTTGATCCGGGAACAATTATCCTGCCTAATCAGTTTAAAAGAAATATTAAAGTTCTATGTGATAAATTAGACATTGACCATGAATATATTGAAAGTGACTATTCAGAAATCATAAAAGAATCATTTACAGGCAATGTCCATCCATGCGGAAGATGTTCTAAAAACACATCAGAAATTGTAAAGGAATATGCAAAGTCAAAGGAAATTCCGATTATTATCTTTGGAGATATGCTTGCAACCGGCAGTCAGTGCATCAATTTACAGGAAGACTCATTATATCGCCTGAATCTTCCAGCAAGTTTATGCGTCAGCAAGCAGGAGATAAAATCCCTAATAGTAAACTATAATTTGTCCGCTTTTAAAGGATTTGGCTGTCCGCTTCTCTATGAAGTCCACAGAAAGTTTCCATATATGAAAAAATTCTCAATACAGAGAATTCTTAGAGAAACACGTTCAAGTGCACTTGAACCGGGTGAAGCATTAGATTTAATATGGAGTTTCTACAACATTTAATTATATGATGCACAAAATTTGTCCTAGATGCGGATCTAGAAAAGTAAAATGGATTATACCGCAAAATTGGTCTCAATGGATCTGCTATGACTGTGATTATACAGGACCCATCATTGAGGGCAATGAGGATTTGGCCGAACAGATTCAGGAAAATTACAAAAAGTCCAAAAAAGAAGAAAAAGAATAAAATAAAGCATTATGATTAAGAAATGACTTCTTAATATAAATTACTTTATTCATCAATAAACAGAAATATGATTAAATTCCATGTTTTTCAAATTCCGCATTTAAAAAATCTTTAATATTACGGCGTGCAGTTTCAACCATTTCCGGCGCAGGTCCGCCAGGAACAGATCTAATTCTTACATTTTCAGCAGGATTTAAAGCTCTCTGAATTAAATCATCAGCTAAATTTAATTTATCGAATCCCAATTCAACTGCAACATCGTCAATAAATTTAGAAGTTATGTCCTCTTCAGCCATATTATTTTCTGTTGCTTCATTAACAATCCTTCCAACAATTTTATGAGCAGTTCTAAACGGAATTTGTTTTTCACGAACCATAATGTCTGCCAAATCGGTTGCAGTAGCAAAATTCTTACCTGCAAGCTCAGCACACCTGTCTGTTTTGAATTCAACAGACAACAACATTTTAGTTACAATAGATAATGTATCCTGAGTTACCTTAATAGAATTCCATAAGTGAGGAGTGATTTCTTGTAAATCCCTATTGTATGTGTATGGAATAGCTTTAAGAATAGTTAAAATAGTGACTAATTCGCCATTGACAATTGCACATTTGCCTCTTGCAAGTTCGGCCACATCAGGATTTTTCTTTTGAGGCATAATAGAAGAAGTGGATGAGTATTCATCAGCCATTTCAATAACGCCGAATTCATAAGTGCTCCATAAAACCAATTCCTCACAAATTTTGGACAAGGTAGTGCACAAGGACACCAAATCAAAAACACTCTCAGCAATAAAATCCCTTGCTGAAACACCATCCATTGAATTTTCCAAGTAAGCGTCGAAACCTAATAAATCGGTTGTCAATTGCCTGTTGATTGGAAAACTGGTAGTTGCCATTGCAGCAGAGCCTAATGGGTTTAAATTGACACGTTTATAAGTATCCCCTAAACGTTCATAATCCCTTTTAAGTGCCTGCACATGCGCCATTAAATGATGGGCAACTGTAATCGGTTGAGCATGCTGCAGGTGAGTAAAACCGATAAAGACATCTTCCAAATGCTCACCGGCCATTTCAACAAGACCTTCCATAAATTCCAAAATACCTATCTGAATTTCAGAAATTTTTTCTCTTAAAACCAATCTGACATCACAAGCCACCTGATCGTTACGTGATTTAGCAGTATGCATAAAACCTGCTTCAGGACCAATTTTGGAAGTAACATAATTTTCAATAGCCATATGAACATCTTCAACAGAATGGTCAAATACTAACGCAACGTAACCCTCTTCTTTAAGAGAATCAAGAGCGCATAAAATTTTATCTGCAATTTCCTCATCAACAATACCTTCATGTTTAAGCATTGAAGTATGTGCAAAATTAGTTTTGATATCCGCTTCAAAAAGAAGCTTATCTGCTTCAAGAGAGGAAGTATAAATAGTAGCTTCATCAGTCATTCCAGTTTTAAAACGACCATTTCTAATATTATCCACAAAAATCCCTTCCTAAAAATGATTAAAAAATAAAAATAAATAAAAAAAGAAAATAAAAGTTAAAAATCTTATTTTTTCATTTCAGTGTATCCGCATTTACCACAAGCGAACCTGTCACCGTGGTCAGCCATGAATACACCTTCACCACAACGAGGACAAATAGGATTTTTTCTCTCAACTTTATTCCCATCTACAGTGTAAAGACTAGATTTTCTTACCATAAAATCACCTATTCTTCTGATTCTGCTTCTTCATCAGCAGCGTCTTCAGGTTCTTCATTTTTAGCTAATACATGTTTAGCTTCAATGTATTCCAAATCATCTACAGTGTCATAAACTTTAGCATAACCTAAAGCTTTAGGTTCACCGTAGTGAGGTTGTACATTATCAACAACGAGTAATTCTTTTTTGGTGTTTAATAAAGCAACTAATTTAGATTTAACATCTAAGATTTTAGGAGTTGCTTCACCGTCATAATCAACATAAAATTTAACTTCTTTTCTATTAAATAATTTATTTTCCTTTTCTTCAATAAATTCAATTTCCATAATAATACCTCATTTAATTTATTCTTCAATAAATCCATCAATAAGCTTTTGAGCTTTATTTTTTAAATCAGAAACTTTTAAAAGCACCAAACCTTCATTAGGTTGACCATATAAAATGGTAGTTTCCGGATTTGCCATTATGATACAAGGAAGAACTGCAAGATCTTCTTCCCCCGCCACATCAATTACATAACACTCGCCAGGGTTAGATAATTCAAGAGCTTTGCCTATGGTTTCCCATAGATCATCAGTAATAGTTCCTGCCGGATTATCGGCCTTTAAAATGTGATCTGCACGTATAACATCATGAGTATGATTTTTTCTTTGAATTAAATTATCAATTATACCAATATTCGGATATAATTCATATTTAGTAAGATTATTGAATGTTGCATCACCAACAGAAATTAAAAACTTAGAAGATCTGATTTCTTCAATAGCATCTTCAAAGTTAGGATATAATTTGCCTAAAGGTCTTTTAAGTTCAAACATTATATCTTCGTTTTCTGTATCTAAGCGTAACACAATAAAACCTCTATCTAACTCTTAAACAGTATTCGCCCGGAACAGTAATATTTAATTCGCGAGCAACTTTTGATTCTTCAGGATCAGTTATAATTAAAAGACCGCTCCAATTATCAGAAGTCGGATTTCCACAGTTAGGACAATGATCATTATTTGAAATCATTTTACAAGCAGTACAAGCCTTCATGTTTTACCCTTCTTACTTTTTTGTTTAGCTTCTTCAATCCATTCGAATCTGCCTAAATTATTTTGTCTCATTGTAAGACCGATTTTAGAATTCCTGCTATTTTCATTATTATTGCTAGATTCATCTTTAATAGAAAGACTGACGACTCTAGCTCTAACTAAATCTCCTTCTTCTAAAACCTTATTAGATTCTCTTGCGATTAAAGCGCCTCTTTTAGCATCATAAGTAATGTAATCATCAGTTACCTGGGAAACGTGTATTAAACCATCCATAGGTCCAATTCTCACAAATGCTCCAAAATCAACAATTTCAATTACTTCACCATCAACTACTTCAAATTGTTCTGGTTTAAAGAAAATTGCTTCGAAAACAACATCATGGTAGGTGGCACCATCACCAATAATGAGTTTACCTTCGCCGATTTCAACAATATGATTAACACAAATGAGCAATCCTAATTTCTTATCTAAACGACCACCATAAGTTTCGTTTAAAGTTTGAATAGCAACTTGTTCAAGAGGATATTCAAATCTGTAAGGTGGTATTCTTACAGTATCCCTAATCTTTGTTCTATAATACAAAATAATCCCTCATTTCATTAATAAGTTTAATTAATATTATATTTTACCTTCAACAGCAATATATTTTTTTTGTCTTAAATATGCAACGGTTATACCTTTCTTTTTTGCACGATTTTTTAATTCAATATCATTCGTAGCTAAAACTTCTGAAACTCTAAGCAATCCATCATCCACAGTTTCATTTTCAAGTAATGAAATATCCTTTATTTCAACTTTTGAAGAATTAGCTAATTTCAAGGCCATATTAGCATTTAACCTTATATTTCTATTTTTATTTCTTTTCAAACCCTTCAATTCATTGATAACAAAGCTTGGAGTTGTTAATTTATAAGAAGGTAATAAATTTTCAAGTTCACTGATAACATCAACATTGAACTGAAAAGGAACCATAAAAAAATTGGCATCTATTACAACTTCTTTAGAATCCATTACTTTCCCTCTACTTAATAATACCGTAACCAATCAATCTCCAACGAGCTCCAACCCTACGGCTTAAAGCCACTCTATCACCAGAGCTTGCACATACCGGTAACTTAAGAACAACTTCAACGTCTTTTTTCTTGGTAGATGTGACAACACCGATTGTAGTTGTAGTTCCGCAATTAATCATCAAAGGCTCTTTAATTTTAATTGGAGCAACTTCACGTTCCTCTTTAGTACCAACAACACGATCAAGTAAATTAACATCCATTTTGAAACTGTCCAATATTTCAGGCAAAGTACCTTCCTCACCGGCGACAGTACCTGACAATGAATCTGATTTAGTTAATGACGGATCCAATTTAGTCGCAATAGCTATAAGGCCACCAGGACCAATTTCTTCAACTTGCTGACCATTAGCTTCAAGGCCGATAATTTCTGAGGTTAGAGTAATTCTTTTACCATCATTAGTAGGGCCAGGTCTAATTTCAATAGTGTCTCCAAGTTTAAATTTACCTTGAATCAAAGTACCTCCGATGACTCCTCCTTTGATTTTTTTAGCACCTGAACCTGGCTTATTAATATCAAAAGACCTTGCCACATGCATTAATGCAGTGTCATCAACATTCCTTTCCGGAGGTTGGATTTGTTTAAGCATTGTTTCAATTAGTATATCAACATTAGCTCCTTGTTGAGCAGAAACAGGTATTATCAAAGCATCTTCAGCACAAGTGCCTTTAACAAAATCCTTAATTTCGTTATAACTTTCAATAGCTCTTTCTTTTGAAACAATATCGATTTTATTTTGAACTACGATAACATCTTTAACACCAATAACGTCAAGTGCCATTAGATGCTCTTTAGTTTGTGGCTGTGGGCAAGTTTCATTTGCAGCAATAACCAAAACTGCACCATCCATAATTGCGGCACCAGATAACATAGTTGCCATAAGAGTCTCGTGACCTGGAGCATCAACAAATGATA is a genomic window containing:
- a CDS encoding aldo/keto reductase, with product MKYRKLGNTGIEVSQIAFGAEYLVERPYEDTHSLIKACEENGINFVDCWMSEPDVRSHLGRAIKPNRENWVIQGHIGATWQNNQYVRTREMDKVVPAFEDFMKRFQIDTLDFGMIHYVDLADDYNGIMNGPFMDYVRRLKEDGTIDHIGLSTHNPDIGFLAAQNPEIESLMFSINPAFDMFGSMDDIEEYRKEDAFDDDELASINPKRAQLYELCEKTGTALTVMKGFAGGNLLDDKTSPFGVALTPVQCIHYALEQKGVSSIFVGVNDVSELNESLKYCDAAEEEKDYADVLKNAPKHSFKGQCTYCGHCSPCNSEIDISMVIKFFDLAKNHDNVPESVKEHYNNLEYNATDCIACGDCEERCPFNVHIVDIMLDAQDLFDL
- a CDS encoding ATPase, translated to MKAMYTEEFILNEISAIRDDIGHDKVNIFIEEIYFNENTNELWIITEDRPDKSAIIGKGGWVVGKLREKLGLESIHVESYGDFLNKEYKLKLSKKTVNSLNSDLIGLENLKKAIDDKLSNIYSFNFENYINENEFVESDNHEAAVALSGGVDSSFSLILAKKLGFNPIAVTVDPGTIILPNQFKRNIKVLCDKLDIDHEYIESDYSEIIKESFTGNVHPCGRCSKNTSEIVKEYAKSKEIPIIIFGDMLATGSQCINLQEDSLYRLNLPASLCVSKQEIKSLIVNYNLSAFKGFGCPLLYEVHRKFPYMKKFSIQRILRETRSSALEPGEALDLIWSFYNI
- the argH gene encoding argininosuccinate lyase — encoded protein: MDNIRNGRFKTGMTDEATIYTSSLEADKLLFEADIKTNFAHTSMLKHEGIVDEEIADKILCALDSLKEEGYVALVFDHSVEDVHMAIENYVTSKIGPEAGFMHTAKSRNDQVACDVRLVLREKISEIQIGILEFMEGLVEMAGEHLEDVFIGFTHLQHAQPITVAHHLMAHVQALKRDYERLGDTYKRVNLNPLGSAAMATTSFPINRQLTTDLLGFDAYLENSMDGVSARDFIAESVFDLVSLCTTLSKICEELVLWSTYEFGVIEMADEYSSTSSIMPQKKNPDVAELARGKCAIVNGELVTILTILKAIPYTYNRDLQEITPHLWNSIKVTQDTLSIVTKMLLSVEFKTDRCAELAGKNFATATDLADIMVREKQIPFRTAHKIVGRIVNEATENNMAEEDITSKFIDDVAVELGFDKLNLADDLIQRALNPAENVRIRSVPGGPAPEMVETARRNIKDFLNAEFEKHGI
- a CDS encoding 30S ribosomal protein S27ae codes for the protein MVRKSSLYTVDGNKVERKNPICPRCGEGVFMADHGDRFACGKCGYTEMKK
- a CDS encoding 30S ribosomal protein S24e, with amino-acid sequence MEIEFIEEKENKLFNRKEVKFYVDYDGEATPKILDVKSKLVALLNTKKELLVVDNVQPHYGEPKALGYAKVYDTVDDLEYIEAKHVLAKNEEPEDAADEEAESEE
- a CDS encoding GTP-dependent dephospho-CoA kinase family protein; the protein is MLRLDTENEDIMFELKRPLGKLYPNFEDAIEEIRSSKFLISVGDATFNNLTKYELYPNIGIIDNLIQRKNHTHDVIRADHILKADNPAGTITDDLWETIGKALELSNPGECYVIDVAGEEDLAVLPCIIMANPETTILYGQPNEGLVLLKVSDLKNKAQKLIDGFIEE
- the spt4 gene encoding transcription elongation factor subunit Spt4, translated to MKACTACKMISNNDHCPNCGNPTSDNWSGLLIITDPEESKVARELNITVPGEYCLRVR
- a CDS encoding DNA-directed RNA polymerase; amino-acid sequence: MYYRTKIRDTVRIPPYRFEYPLEQVAIQTLNETYGGRLDKKLGLLICVNHIVEIGEGKLIIGDGATYHDVVFEAIFFKPEQFEVVDGEVIEIVDFGAFVRIGPMDGLIHVSQVTDDYITYDAKRGALIARESNKVLEEGDLVRARVVSLSIKDESSNNNENSRNSKIGLTMRQNNLGRFEWIEEAKQKSKKGKT
- a CDS encoding PIN domain-containing protein, translated to MDSKEVVIDANFFMVPFQFNVDVISELENLLPSYKLTTPSFVINELKGLKRNKNRNIRLNANMALKLANSSKVEIKDISLLENETVDDGLLRVSEVLATNDIELKNRAKKKGITVAYLRQKKYIAVEGKI
- a CDS encoding translation initiation factor IF-2 subunit gamma — its product is MNIQSDVNIGLVGHVDHGKTTLTKALSGIWTDTHSEETKRGISIRLGYADIEFRKCPNCGEPECYTTSDKCEICGSETELIRKVSFVDAPGHETLMATMLSGAAIMDGAVLVIAANETCPQPQTKEHLMALDVIGVKDVIVVQNKIDIVSKERAIESYNEIKDFVKGTCAEDALIIPVSAQQGANVDILIETMLKQIQPPERNVDDTALMHVARSFDINKPGSGAKKIKGGVIGGTLIQGKFKLGDTIEIRPGPTNDGKRITLTSEIIGLEANGQQVEEIGPGGLIAIATKLDPSLTKSDSLSGTVAGEEGTLPEILDSFKMDVNLLDRVVGTKEEREVAPIKIKEPLMINCGTTTTIGVVTSTKKKDVEVVLKLPVCASSGDRVALSRRVGARWRLIGYGIIK